aaacctgaaatttttaaattaaaaaaaaaaaacctgaaaCTTCAATTCAGACAAAATTAACCAAATTTTAACCCAAATGAATTGAAATTTACTACTTAACAAACCGACAAGTTGAAGTTATTCGAACCCTCGAGCGAGCCTAGTAGAAACTGTCAAGTTCCACACTTCCTGATGTTtggttaaaattaaaaatgtagatCCGGTTAACAAATAATCCGGTTTGATGGTCCGGTCAGATTATCGGCCACAGCAATTTGTCAACGATTATGCTTGTCGTCACCGATGCCTTGAACTTCGtcaatctcttcttctctgttaCGATCAATGGACTCCTCATCAAACCCTACCATCACCCACGACGACGAACTCGATCGATTCCTCGACGCGCCCGATGAATTCTACTACGATTGCATGCCCCCGACCCGTCGCCATTCCCACCGTCAATACTCGTCTCCCTCGGCTAATCCCTCCGCCGCGACTCTCCGTCGGAGAAATCACCGGAACTCGAATCGCTCCGATGTAGAAACGGAGccgtcttcctcctcttccaaTGGATTCAAGCTCGATGACGTAATCGAATCAACCAAGGACCTAATTGACCTATCACCACCAGAGAAAGACGACGACTTTGCTGTAACTGATTCGGGTCAGGACCGGGTTGACCCGATTCAGGAAAGCGGAGAGAAAACAGAAGAATCCGTGGATGTAGCAGATTCGGATCGGGTTCAGGAAGGGGTTAGCTTGACCGAAGAATCAACGGTGACCACCGTAAGCGATGATCGGGAAGTTGACAATGCAAGATCATCACCACCGGAGCTCCATGAACCCAATCCAACGGATTGGTCTCTCCTTGGCTATTTGGTTGGGCTAGTATTCAAAGCAATCGAATTTCAATTCAATTTGTTCATCAGCCTTGTAAAGTATCCACCTTTGCTGCTCCACTGGTGCTTCCTCTTCTTTTTCGATCCCTTTAGCACCATTAGGCTTGGCAGACACTTTATAACGACAGTGATAACTAATAAGCTGAGCTGGTTCGATGATACCAAACGAGTGTTGAACGTTGCGTGCAAGTGTGGATGGGGTTTGTTTTGGGCTGTTTACGTAGGCGCTGTGTTGTTTGGCTTGTTGGTTTTGTCGCTTATGCTTGGTGGGTTTATGATCAACCGCGTAGCTGATAAACCGTTTGTACTCAAGGAGGTATTGAATTTCGATTACACTAAGAATAGTCCAGAAGCATTTGTGCCCATCACCTCGTGTGATGGTAGTTGCAAGGAGAGTAATGAAATGTTGAAGATCAGAGGGGTTCGAGCTATCCCTCGTGACCACAAGCTAGAGATCACTCTTTCGATGACGGTACCTGAGTCTGAGTATAATAAAAACCTCGGCATGTTTCAGGTATTGGAGTAAGCTATGTCTAACATTATGTTGATTCGTGTTTTGATATTGGATCCATGTGTGTTGTTAAAAGGTTCGAGTGGATTTTTTATCTGCGGATGGTCAAACGCTTAATAGCATAAGGCGTCCGTGCATGTTGAGATTCAGAAGCGAGCCTATCCGTCTAGTTCAGACATTCTTGAAAATGGTTCCGTTAGTTACAGGATACGTCTCCGAGATACAAACCTTGAGCTTGAAGCTGAAAGGCTTTGCGGAAAAGGACATTCCCACTGCTTGCTTAAAGGTAATGATCGAACAACGGGCTGAGTTTCGACCCGGTGCAGGTATTCCAGAGCTGTACGACGCATCCCTCTCGCTTGAATCGGATCTTCCTTTCTTCAAAAAGGTTATATGGAAATGGCGGAAGACTTTGTACGTATGGATCAGCATGAGTTTGTTCGTTATGGAGTTGCTTTTCGCGTTGGTTTGTTGCAGACCTCTGGTAATACCAAGAACACGAAGTAGAGACAGACCGCCTTCAAATTCGCCTGGAagtggatgatgttgctgtaaATCATGTTTTGTTACACTCGAAAACGGTACTTTCACTTCCTATGTTAACTTTAGCTTCTAAAAGTTCTTTAATTAAGTTGTAAATCTTATATGTGGTTTGGATTTAACGTATGTTCTTTAAAAACGAGTTTGATAAAGTAATATAACAAATGTGTTTGATAATGATTATTTAGTATCAAAGAGTAGGAGAGAACATGTTCATTtcattatatgaaaatatagtaAAGTAGTTGTTTCACTTTAACTATAATCCCATGAAAATCTCTGAGCCTCTGTTATTTGAAACACTTTCCTTAAACGTTCTGTCTTCACATTTACATGTTGCTGTCCATTGAGAGAACACAGAGAGAAACAATAACAACTCAATTATGTCCAACTTCCAAAACTGttatttttgctaaaaatagCTCAGAGCCTCTCTAATCACAACCTTAACAAACTAAACAATAACAGATCAAGTGCCTTTCAGTTGTGGTATGGATTCATGGAAGTTAGAACCCCAAGAGGGCTATATACATATCACCATTTCTCCATGTTTCCATCTGAGCCAGCTGCTGGAATAAATAAACAGAACTCTGTATTCTCCACACTGTTTTAAACTCTTGATAATGGCGTGCCATGGATTTCTAGGGACACCGACCCTGAAATCATCACATGGACGTCATAATCATGGAAGGAGAAACCGGCACCAACGTCATCAGTCCACATGTTCGGCTGCAGCTGTTGCAGCAGCTGGCTCCATCTTCACATCCCTCAACAAGTCTATCTTCACATTCCACAACCGTCTCTTGCGTTGCTTCTCTAGGGTTTTCCGTCCGACTAGCTCAACTCCTAGCCGTAAACAAGGCTACAAAAAGCTCAAGAAACAcaagcatcatcatcatcatcatcagcctCCATTGGGAAAACATAACGACAAGAAAAGAACCATCGTTCTTGATCTCGATGAAACATTGGTGCACTCATCTATGGAACCACCAGTCCGAGCCAACGTAGATTTCATGGTGAGGCTAAAGATCCAAGGAGTGGTTATACCCATGTTTGTAGTGAAACGACCAGGAGTCACCGAGTTTCTTGACAGGATCGGTAAGAACTACCGGGTGGCGGTTTTCACAGCCGGTTTGCCTGAATATGCTTCACAGGTTTTGGATAAACTAGACACGAACCGTGTGATCTCACAGCGGCTATACAGAGATTCATGCACAGACATGAATGGGAGATACGCCAAAGACTTGTCTCTGGTGGCTAAGACAGACCTCGGGAGTGTTTTGCTAGTTGATGATAACCCTTTCTCATACTCGTTGCAGCCAGACAATGGAGTTCAC
The window above is part of the Brassica napus cultivar Da-Ae chromosome C3, Da-Ae, whole genome shotgun sequence genome. Proteins encoded here:
- the LOC106360013 gene encoding probable C-terminal domain small phosphatase, with amino-acid sequence MACHGFLGTPTLKSSHGRHNHGRRNRHQRHQSTCSAAAVAAAGSIFTSLNKSIFTFHNRLLRCFSRVFRPTSSTPSRKQGYKKLKKHKHHHHHHQPPLGKHNDKKRTIVLDLDETLVHSSMEPPVRANVDFMVRLKIQGVVIPMFVVKRPGVTEFLDRIGKNYRVAVFTAGLPEYASQVLDKLDTNRVISQRLYRDSCTDMNGRYAKDLSLVAKTDLGSVLLVDDNPFSYSLQPDNGVHIKPFVDDMEDQELMKLAEFFDGCYQYEDLRDAASELLYKKVT
- the LOC106361610 gene encoding seipin-2-like — its product is MDSSSNPTITHDDELDRFLDAPDEFYYDCMPPTRRHSHRQYSSPSANPSAATLRRRNHRNSNRSDVETEPSSSSSNGFKLDDVIESTKDLIDLSPPEKDDDFAVTDSGQDRVDPIQESGEKTEESVDVADSDRVQEGVSLTEESTVTTVSDDREVDNARSSPPELHEPNPTDWSLLGYLVGLVFKAIEFQFNLFISLVKYPPLLLHWCFLFFFDPFSTIRLGRHFITTVITNKLSWFDDTKRVLNVACKCGWGLFWAVYVGAVLFGLLVLSLMLGGFMINRVADKPFVLKEVLNFDYTKNSPEAFVPITSCDGSCKESNEMLKIRGVRAIPRDHKLEITLSMTVPESEYNKNLGMFQVRVDFLSADGQTLNSIRRPCMLRFRSEPIRLVQTFLKMVPLVTGYVSEIQTLSLKLKGFAEKDIPTACLKVMIEQRAEFRPGAGIPELYDASLSLESDLPFFKKVIWKWRKTLYVWISMSLFVMELLFALVCCRPLVIPRTRSRDRPPSNSPGSG